One Thiobacillus sp. genomic region harbors:
- a CDS encoding response regulator transcription factor has translation MTAIRVLLVDDHPLLRLGVRRSIENEEGFIVAGECENLASTRTWLTAGGKADVAILDRSLPDGDGLEVMPELKAAGMKVIILTVEDGDEEIRAAIDAGVDGYLLKSSDTEQITHAIGIVLQDAGAFPPQVVQKLTRSTGEDPLAKLSVRELEIAEYVAQGYSNKVIGAKLNLSDNTVRNHLANIMQKLNFHNRVQVATLVLQHLKKTKRI, from the coding sequence ATGACCGCCATCCGTGTGCTGCTGGTGGATGACCACCCCCTCCTGCGCCTGGGCGTGCGCCGTTCCATCGAAAACGAAGAAGGCTTTATCGTGGCTGGCGAATGCGAAAATCTGGCCTCCACCCGCACGTGGCTGACGGCCGGTGGCAAGGCGGACGTGGCCATCCTGGACCGTAGCCTGCCTGACGGCGACGGTCTGGAAGTCATGCCCGAACTGAAGGCGGCCGGCATGAAGGTCATCATCCTTACCGTGGAAGACGGGGACGAGGAGATTCGCGCCGCCATCGACGCCGGTGTGGACGGCTACCTGCTCAAGTCCTCCGACACCGAACAGATCACCCATGCCATTGGCATCGTGCTCCAGGACGCCGGTGCCTTCCCGCCCCAGGTGGTGCAGAAACTCACCCGCAGCACCGGCGAGGACCCCCTGGCCAAGCTTTCGGTGCGTGAGTTGGAAATCGCGGAATACGTGGCCCAGGGCTACAGCAACAAGGTTATCGGCGCCAAGCTCAACCTGTCCGACAACACAGTGCGCAACCACCTGGCCAACATCATGCAGAAACTGAACTTCCACAACCGGGTACAGGTCGCAACCCTGGTGCTGCAACACTTGAAGAAGACCAAGCGGATCTGA
- the greB gene encoding transcription elongation factor GreB — MNKAFIREDTPEEDDEEAGMPPLPAGTKNYMTPGGHARMHAELLHLVKTERPEVVNVVSWAAGNGDRSENGDYIYGKKRLREIDRRIRFLTKRLENSVVVDPRQQENTDRVFFGATVTIIDAEGIEASYSIVGMDEADPGRGRISWISPLARALTKSRLGDTVRFQAPGGTRELEIVAIDYADLE; from the coding sequence ATGAACAAGGCCTTCATTCGGGAAGATACCCCGGAGGAAGATGACGAAGAGGCGGGCATGCCCCCGCTTCCCGCGGGCACAAAAAACTACATGACCCCCGGGGGTCATGCCCGCATGCACGCGGAACTGCTTCACCTGGTCAAGACGGAACGTCCCGAGGTGGTCAACGTCGTGTCCTGGGCAGCGGGCAACGGCGACCGCTCCGAAAACGGCGACTACATCTACGGCAAGAAGCGCCTGCGGGAAATCGACCGGCGCATCCGCTTCCTCACCAAGCGCCTGGAAAACAGTGTGGTGGTGGACCCCCGCCAGCAGGAGAACACGGACCGCGTATTCTTTGGCGCCACCGTCACCATCATTGACGCAGAGGGCATCGAGGCCTCCTACAGCATCGTGGGCATGGACGAAGCCGACCCCGGCCGAGGCCGCATCTCCTGGATCTCGCCCCTGGCACGGGCCCTGACCAAATCCCGCCTGGGCGACACGGTCCGCTTCCAGGCCCCTGGCGGCACCAGGGAATTGGAAATCGTCGCCATCGATTACGCCGACCTGGAATAA
- a CDS encoding VacJ family lipoprotein, which produces MKQQFTLLAAALALGLNGCATHGDPNDPLEPMNRGIHSFNETVDKAVIKPVAQGYDVVMPGPVKTGVRNFFSNLNDVTVLANDILQLKLEQGASDFLRIAFNSTLGFFGLLDVASEMGLRKHEEDFGQTLGRWGIGTGPYLVLPFIGPSDFRDTVGYVLDTEYTDLVRLHNHVPTRNPALALRVVSRRTDLLEAKDAVDRAALDGYEFMRDFYLERRRSLVHDGKPPEDKY; this is translated from the coding sequence ATGAAACAACAATTCACACTACTCGCCGCAGCCTTGGCCCTGGGCCTGAATGGCTGCGCTACCCATGGTGACCCCAACGATCCGCTGGAGCCCATGAACCGTGGCATACACAGTTTCAACGAAACCGTCGACAAGGCGGTGATCAAGCCCGTGGCCCAGGGCTATGACGTTGTGATGCCAGGCCCCGTAAAAACTGGCGTAAGGAACTTCTTCTCCAACCTGAACGATGTCACAGTCCTGGCCAACGACATACTCCAACTGAAACTGGAACAGGGCGCTTCCGACTTCCTGCGCATTGCCTTCAACAGCACCCTGGGCTTCTTTGGCCTACTGGACGTCGCCTCGGAAATGGGGCTGCGCAAGCACGAAGAAGACTTCGGCCAGACCCTGGGTCGATGGGGCATCGGCACTGGTCCCTACCTGGTATTGCCTTTCATAGGCCCCAGCGACTTCCGCGACACCGTGGGCTATGTGTTGGACACGGAGTACACAGACCTGGTCCGACTCCATAATCACGTACCCACCCGCAACCCCGCCCTGGCCCTGCGTGTCGTGAGTCGCCGCACCGACTTGTTGGAGGCCAAGGACGCCGTGGACAGAGCCGCTCTGGACGGCTACGAATTCATGCGTGACTTCTACCTGGAGCGCCGCAGGAGCCTGGTCCACGACGGCAAGCCCCCCGAAGATAAATATTGA
- a CDS encoding polysaccharide biosynthesis/export family protein yields the protein MKRYLWLLVLAAMLSACAKDPIYPPAPAKTSSAEEWLYLLGPGDSVNVFVWGNPEVSGSFPIRPDGKMTMNLVEDLPASGKTPTQLAREIEKILARYIQDPIVTVIVAGGSGPYSQQIRVLGQAAKPQTLVYRENMSLVDVMISVGGISDFAAGNRASILRIVDGKPQQFSVRLEDLVKDGDISANVEMRPGDLLIIPESFF from the coding sequence ATGAAACGCTATCTGTGGCTTCTTGTGCTTGCAGCCATGCTTTCCGCTTGCGCGAAGGATCCCATTTATCCGCCTGCTCCTGCCAAGACCTCCAGTGCCGAGGAGTGGTTGTACCTGTTGGGACCGGGTGATTCAGTAAACGTATTCGTCTGGGGCAATCCCGAAGTGTCGGGTAGCTTCCCTATCCGACCGGATGGCAAGATGACCATGAACCTGGTGGAGGATTTGCCCGCCAGCGGCAAGACGCCGACACAACTGGCCAGGGAGATAGAGAAGATCCTGGCGCGCTATATCCAGGATCCCATCGTGACCGTGATCGTGGCGGGCGGTTCCGGCCCCTATAGCCAGCAGATCCGCGTGCTCGGCCAGGCGGCCAAGCCCCAGACCCTGGTGTATCGTGAAAACATGTCTTTGGTGGACGTGATGATCTCCGTAGGCGGGATTTCCGATTTCGCCGCCGGCAACCGGGCCAGCATTCTGCGCATAGTGGACGGCAAACCCCAGCAGTTCTCAGTGCGCCTGGAAGACCTGGTCAAGGATGGCGACATTTCCGCCAACGTGGAAATGCGTCCCGGCGATCTGCTCATCATCCCGGAAAGCTTCTTCTAG
- a CDS encoding chain length-determining protein, with the protein MNEAIEQILGYLRGIWRRRLLVLVVAWLVAITGWVWVYFLENQYQARARVYVDTQSLLRPLLSGLAVQPNVGQQVSMMTRTLMSRPNLEKVARMTDLDLRAKTPKEQEALYRDMESRISLQGAGNENLYTIGYLHASPDLAKRVVQSLLTIFTESSLGGTRKDLSSSQKFIDDQLKSYEAKLLEKEKAIEEFKRRNVGTMPGQGGDYYSKVGEINLALEQANLALDEALNRKNQLESQLQDQEETVTAPNQVVTPTTSALDGRITALQNQLDNLRLRYTDLHPEIARTKQLIARIQEQKEQEQKPAQGQSQAALKAQNPIYQQLTIAIAEADANAASLKARVAQMQKKRAGLLQAVDRIPQIENEFTQLTRDYGVLKSNYAQLLARRETVAISSEVESKTDTVEFRVVDPPRVPNKPASPNRPLLVSVVPLGGFGVGIALAFLLGQLRPTVESRRQLRELTEYPLLGMVTRVETGALRQRARRANLLYAIAAAGLFGAYLAQMVYYLFVSQAA; encoded by the coding sequence ATGAACGAGGCCATCGAACAAATCCTGGGCTACTTGCGCGGGATATGGCGCAGGCGCTTGCTGGTGTTGGTTGTGGCGTGGCTGGTGGCGATCACTGGCTGGGTGTGGGTTTACTTCCTGGAGAACCAGTACCAAGCCCGGGCACGCGTGTACGTGGACACCCAGTCCTTGCTCAGGCCTCTACTGTCAGGCCTGGCGGTCCAGCCCAATGTGGGCCAGCAGGTATCCATGATGACCAGAACCTTGATGAGCCGGCCCAATCTGGAAAAAGTGGCTCGCATGACGGACCTGGACCTGCGCGCAAAAACTCCAAAGGAACAGGAAGCCCTCTACCGGGATATGGAATCTCGTATTTCGTTACAGGGCGCTGGCAACGAAAACCTTTACACCATCGGCTATCTGCATGCCAGTCCGGACTTGGCCAAGCGGGTTGTGCAATCGTTGTTGACCATCTTCACCGAAAGCAGCCTGGGCGGTACGCGCAAGGATTTGTCCAGCAGCCAGAAGTTCATCGACGATCAGCTAAAAAGCTACGAGGCCAAGTTGCTGGAGAAAGAAAAGGCGATCGAGGAATTCAAGCGCCGCAACGTGGGCACCATGCCTGGCCAAGGGGGGGACTACTATTCCAAGGTGGGTGAAATAAACCTGGCCCTGGAACAGGCCAATCTGGCCTTGGATGAGGCGCTGAACCGCAAGAACCAGTTGGAGTCCCAGTTGCAGGACCAGGAGGAAACCGTGACTGCCCCGAACCAGGTGGTGACGCCAACGACCTCCGCCCTGGATGGCAGGATCACCGCACTGCAGAACCAGTTGGACAATCTGCGTCTGCGTTACACTGATCTGCATCCGGAAATCGCGCGTACCAAGCAGTTGATTGCGCGCATCCAGGAGCAGAAGGAGCAGGAACAGAAGCCTGCCCAAGGCCAGAGTCAGGCCGCGCTGAAGGCCCAGAATCCGATCTACCAGCAGTTGACCATCGCCATCGCGGAAGCGGACGCCAACGCGGCGTCCCTGAAGGCACGCGTGGCGCAAATGCAGAAGAAACGGGCTGGCTTGCTGCAGGCGGTGGATCGTATTCCCCAGATCGAGAACGAATTCACCCAGCTGACCCGGGATTACGGGGTGCTCAAGAGCAACTATGCCCAATTGCTGGCACGCCGTGAAACAGTGGCCATCTCCAGCGAAGTCGAAAGCAAGACGGACACTGTCGAGTTCCGTGTCGTGGACCCCCCCCGGGTACCGAACAAGCCGGCCTCGCCGAACCGGCCATTGCTGGTGTCCGTGGTCCCCCTCGGCGGTTTTGGAGTGGGGATTGCCCTCGCTTTCCTGCTGGGGCAGTTAAGGCCTACCGTGGAAAGCCGCCGCCAACTCAGGGAACTTACCGAGTACCCGTTGCTGGGTATGGTGACCCGCGTGGAGACGGGGGCGTTACGCCAACGGGCGCGGCGCGCGAACCTGCTCTACGCAATTGCTGCAGCAGGGTTGTTTGGCGCCTATCTGGCACAGATGGTCTATTACCTGTTTGTCTCTCAGGCCGCCTGA
- a CDS encoding tyrosine-protein kinase family protein — MSIIERAAGKIPQSPGATQPPPAHPREAVDRNLIESSIDKVEASFGDLPRDAAMPRVPHHRADEDGPPTILSQQGSVNLARLKQMGVLTPEGGRSKIAEEYRLIKRPILVNAFGQGDTPPLPNGNMIMVTSSVPGEGKSFTAINLAISMATEMENTVLLVDADVTKTAIMKYLGLQGDRGLIDVLLDPSIPLSDVLIKTDVAKLTVLPSGRGIAHGTELLASSAMRSFVHDISTRYPDRIVIFDTPPLLSTSEASVLASYMGQVVFVVEAERTPQEAIREALSHIAEHPSVGLILNKAPVRSMGGDYYGYGYGYGYGYGYGSYGEYGKQ; from the coding sequence ATGAGCATTATCGAGCGTGCGGCTGGGAAAATTCCCCAATCCCCCGGCGCCACCCAGCCGCCACCGGCCCATCCACGGGAAGCGGTCGACCGCAATCTGATCGAGTCGTCCATTGACAAGGTGGAGGCGTCATTTGGTGATCTTCCCCGGGATGCGGCTATGCCCCGCGTGCCGCACCATCGCGCAGATGAAGACGGTCCGCCGACCATTCTCAGCCAGCAGGGTTCGGTCAACCTCGCACGTTTGAAACAGATGGGGGTGCTCACGCCGGAGGGCGGCCGCAGCAAGATTGCCGAGGAATATCGGCTCATCAAGCGCCCCATCCTGGTCAATGCCTTCGGGCAGGGCGATACCCCCCCGCTGCCCAACGGCAACATGATCATGGTGACCAGTTCCGTTCCCGGCGAGGGCAAGTCTTTCACGGCCATCAACCTGGCGATCAGCATGGCGACCGAGATGGAAAACACGGTGCTGCTGGTGGATGCGGACGTGACCAAGACCGCGATCATGAAATACCTGGGATTGCAGGGGGACAGGGGGCTGATCGACGTGCTCCTGGACCCGTCCATTCCCTTGTCGGACGTGCTCATCAAAACCGACGTCGCCAAGCTGACAGTCCTGCCATCAGGCCGGGGCATCGCCCACGGCACGGAATTGCTGGCCAGTTCCGCCATGCGTTCCTTTGTGCATGACATTTCCACACGCTACCCGGACCGTATCGTGATCTTTGACACCCCCCCGCTGCTGTCCACCAGCGAGGCCTCGGTTCTGGCTAGCTACATGGGGCAGGTGGTTTTCGTGGTGGAGGCGGAGCGTACCCCCCAGGAAGCGATTCGCGAGGCCCTTTCCCATATCGCGGAGCACCCCTCCGTCGGTCTGATACTGAACAAGGCACCTGTGCGTTCCATGGGGGGTGACTATTACGGTTACGGCTATGGCTACGGCTACGGCTACGGATACGGAAGTTATGGCGAGTACGGCAAGCAGTAG
- a CDS encoding TIGR03016 family PEP-CTERM system-associated outer membrane protein: protein MPVTAWAADWKFSSGISLSERYSDNVQLSAAGLERDEWITEVAPRISAQRNGARLKVNADYSLQGLLYADDTSRNKLRHNLNGRANAELVEEWFFLDATARISHELNSLGGGVGLGDPVGIGNTTAVGAYSLSPYMKHRFGSIATVEARVARDGVFVGDAGVTDTETTRYVLNAVSGNKFYPLSWSASYSMTDNTNSNSALAADSSSERGALTARYQLSRKYSVLAQAGVEKNDYTGAAASVRDYSYYGLGVSYSPSRRFSADVYYNASDNGNFLSGNVTARPTLRTTVNASAGKRAYGRSYSLGLAHRTRQSNWTLRYQDDLTTSQQQYLGYFGNLDEYSCATGLEYYLPGEQPPAAAGCTYIRTVALVGQVQVNQTYLSKNLAGAVSYNLRRNTWTLSVYSNERELQGTGGGDTTHGLQASWSYKPVPRTTYTLTTGLTQVESSGATLGNRQDDLWNIGLVASHQFQKKLTGSLEVRHQERQSNQPAGDYAENSVAARLNMSF, encoded by the coding sequence TTGCCTGTCACGGCTTGGGCGGCGGACTGGAAATTTTCCTCCGGGATTTCACTCTCGGAACGCTACTCGGACAACGTCCAGTTGAGTGCCGCGGGCCTGGAACGGGATGAATGGATCACGGAAGTGGCTCCCCGTATTTCAGCCCAGCGGAACGGAGCCCGTCTCAAGGTCAACGCGGACTACAGCCTGCAGGGGCTGCTGTATGCGGACGACACCAGCAGGAACAAACTGCGGCACAACCTGAACGGGAGAGCTAACGCTGAATTGGTGGAGGAGTGGTTTTTCCTGGATGCCACGGCGCGCATATCCCATGAACTCAACAGCCTGGGGGGTGGCGTGGGATTGGGAGATCCCGTGGGCATAGGCAATACCACTGCAGTGGGAGCTTATTCCCTGAGCCCCTACATGAAACACAGGTTCGGGTCCATCGCCACCGTCGAGGCGCGGGTGGCCCGGGATGGGGTGTTTGTCGGCGATGCTGGAGTGACGGATACGGAAACGACCCGCTATGTGCTCAATGCGGTCAGCGGAAACAAGTTCTATCCGCTGAGTTGGAGCGCCAGCTACAGCATGACGGATAACACTAACAGCAACTCGGCTTTGGCGGCGGACAGCAGCAGTGAGCGTGGTGCGCTGACTGCGCGATATCAGTTGAGCAGGAAATACAGCGTGCTGGCCCAGGCAGGCGTGGAAAAGAACGACTACACCGGCGCGGCAGCGTCTGTGCGGGACTATTCCTATTACGGCTTGGGCGTGTCCTACAGCCCAAGCCGGCGATTCTCGGCGGACGTGTATTACAACGCCTCCGACAATGGCAATTTCCTGAGTGGCAACGTCACTGCCAGGCCCACCCTGCGGACCACCGTCAACGCCTCCGCCGGCAAGAGGGCTTACGGACGGAGTTATTCCCTGGGCCTTGCCCACCGTACACGGCAATCGAACTGGACCCTGCGATATCAGGATGACCTGACCACCTCCCAGCAGCAATACCTCGGCTACTTCGGCAACCTGGACGAATATTCCTGCGCCACGGGCCTGGAGTACTACCTGCCGGGTGAGCAGCCGCCCGCCGCCGCAGGTTGTACCTACATCCGCACGGTGGCCCTCGTTGGCCAGGTGCAGGTCAACCAGACTTACCTGTCCAAGAACCTGGCGGGCGCGGTGAGCTATAACCTGCGCAGGAACACCTGGACGTTGAGCGTTTATAGCAATGAAAGGGAATTGCAGGGTACTGGCGGTGGTGACACCACCCACGGCCTGCAGGCTTCCTGGTCCTACAAGCCTGTGCCCAGGACCACGTACACCCTGACAACCGGCCTCACTCAGGTGGAGTCGAGCGGGGCCACGCTGGGCAATCGACAGGACGACCTGTGGAACATCGGCCTGGTGGCGAGCCATCAGTTCCAGAAGAAACTCACCGGCAGCCTGGAAGTTCGCCACCAGGAACGCCAATCCAACCAGCCTGCTGGCGACTATGCGGAAAATTCTGTGGCTGCCCGACTTAACATGAGCTTCTGA
- a CDS encoding AAA family ATPase, translating into MYESYYHLRDKPFQLNPDPRFFFASRGHKRAFAYLEYGLSLGEGFIVITGDVGAGKTMLVKSLLRKLENGNFLIAELVSTQLGADDTLRSVALAFGLQAEGISKSSLLKALEDYLRLAVRQNRRPLLIVDEAQNLDPRAVEELRMLSNFHEGDKPLLQSFLLGQPEFRDTIQSPEMLQLRQRVIASYHLGPLDRAETVQYIMHRLTTVGWQGEPSFSEDAFDSIFQFTGGVPRRVNTLCDRLMLFGYLEERKHLDSSAVQEVIGDLQQEVHHQFPVHHAEPRTRSSDTVALVPGHGPVSEEIDLRLEAMERTLNRLVPMVRKVLYTVTSGQESD; encoded by the coding sequence ATGTACGAGAGCTACTACCACCTCCGCGACAAGCCTTTCCAGCTAAACCCTGACCCGCGCTTCTTCTTCGCCAGCCGGGGACACAAGCGGGCCTTTGCCTATCTCGAATATGGCCTTTCACTGGGGGAAGGTTTCATCGTCATTACCGGGGACGTGGGTGCAGGCAAGACCATGCTGGTCAAGAGCCTGTTGCGCAAGCTGGAAAACGGAAATTTCCTGATTGCCGAACTGGTGAGCACCCAGCTGGGTGCAGACGATACCCTGCGCAGCGTGGCCCTGGCCTTCGGCTTGCAGGCGGAGGGGATTTCCAAGTCATCGCTGTTGAAGGCATTGGAGGACTACCTGCGCCTGGCCGTGCGCCAGAACCGGCGCCCGCTCCTGATCGTGGACGAAGCCCAGAACCTGGACCCTCGCGCCGTGGAGGAACTGCGCATGCTGTCCAACTTCCACGAGGGCGACAAGCCGCTGCTACAGAGCTTCCTCCTGGGCCAGCCCGAGTTCCGTGACACCATCCAGAGTCCGGAGATGTTGCAGCTGCGGCAACGCGTCATCGCTTCCTACCACCTGGGACCCCTGGACCGGGCCGAAACGGTGCAATACATCATGCACCGACTGACCACGGTGGGGTGGCAGGGTGAGCCCTCCTTCTCGGAAGATGCCTTCGACAGCATCTTCCAGTTCACGGGTGGCGTGCCCCGCCGCGTAAACACCCTGTGTGACCGGCTCATGCTGTTCGGTTACCTGGAAGAAAGGAAACACCTGGATTCCTCGGCCGTCCAGGAAGTAATCGGAGACCTGCAGCAGGAAGTCCATCATCAGTTTCCTGTGCACCATGCGGAACCCCGCACCAGATCGAGTGACACGGTGGCGCTGGTCCCTGGGCATGGGCCAGTTTCAGAGGAGATCGATCTGCGTCTGGAGGCCATGGAACGGACCCTGAACCGACTGGTACCCATGGTCCGCAAGGTGCTCTACACCGTCACATCCGGCCAGGAAAGCGATTGA
- a CDS encoding DUF3473 domain-containing protein, with protein MEAKQITNVMSVDVEDYFQVGAFEHTIARDDWDKWPCRAEANVERILTLFDRHGVKATFFTLGWVAERYPKVVRDIVSSGHELASHGYGHQRASHLSEAEFRHDVTRAKGLLEDIGGVQVRGYRAPSFSISHRNMWALDVLADTGHQYSSSIYPIAHDHYGMPDAPRFPYRPERCPSLLEVPPTTVDWRGRNLPAAGGGYFRLMPYALSRWLINRVNEQDNRSAMFYFHPWEVDPGQPRIPGAPLKSRFRHYVNLSRMEAKLARLCRDFRWGRADQVYAAELSR; from the coding sequence ATGGAAGCCAAGCAGATCACCAATGTCATGAGCGTGGACGTGGAGGATTACTTCCAGGTCGGCGCCTTCGAGCACACCATCGCCCGGGACGACTGGGACAAATGGCCATGCCGCGCGGAAGCCAATGTGGAACGCATCCTGACCCTGTTCGACCGCCATGGCGTGAAGGCCACATTTTTTACCCTGGGCTGGGTCGCCGAGCGTTATCCCAAGGTCGTGCGGGACATCGTCAGCAGTGGCCATGAACTGGCCAGCCATGGGTATGGCCACCAGCGTGCGAGCCACCTCAGCGAAGCCGAGTTCCGACATGACGTGACCCGGGCCAAGGGCCTGCTGGAGGACATCGGCGGTGTCCAGGTGCGGGGCTATCGGGCCCCGAGCTTTTCCATCAGCCATCGCAATATGTGGGCCCTGGATGTGCTGGCTGACACGGGGCACCAATACAGTTCCAGCATCTACCCCATCGCCCACGACCACTACGGCATGCCGGACGCCCCCCGGTTTCCTTACCGCCCCGAACGCTGCCCAAGCCTGTTGGAGGTCCCCCCCACCACGGTGGACTGGAGAGGGCGTAACCTGCCTGCGGCCGGGGGAGGCTACTTCCGGCTCATGCCCTATGCCCTGTCCCGCTGGCTCATCAATCGGGTGAACGAACAGGACAACAGATCCGCCATGTTCTATTTTCATCCCTGGGAAGTGGATCCCGGCCAGCCCCGCATACCGGGGGCCCCCCTTAAAAGCCGCTTCCGGCACTATGTGAACCTGTCTCGCATGGAGGCCAAGCTGGCGCGCCTGTGTAGGGATTTTCGCTGGGGCCGGGCCGATCAGGTATACGCAGCAGAGCTTTCCCGATGA
- a CDS encoding FemAB family PEP-CTERM system-associated protein: MSMGVRVARPEDAAAWDAFVLAEPDATFFHRIGWKKVLERAFGHRTHFLLAERDGKVEGVLPLAEIDSRLFGHSLISTPFCVYGGIIAATPEAREALDQHAQALAQDLGVGHLEYRDRDARAHPDWPGTDLYVTFRKVLDPEVEKNMLAIPRKQRAMVRKGIKNGLTSELEEGVDAFYSVFSDNVHRHGTPVLPKRFFLLLREVFGPDCEVQLVRGPGGEVISGVLSFYFRDEVLPYYAGDTESARGLAANDFKYWELMRRACERGIRVFDYGRSKLDTGPYDFKRNWGFEPQALHYGYKLVTARKLPENNPNNPKYQLFIQAWQRLPRPVANFLGPYIVRNLG; encoded by the coding sequence ATGAGCATGGGCGTACGTGTCGCCAGGCCGGAGGATGCCGCTGCCTGGGACGCCTTTGTCCTGGCGGAACCCGACGCCACCTTCTTCCACCGCATCGGTTGGAAAAAGGTGCTGGAGCGAGCCTTCGGCCATCGCACCCATTTTCTCCTGGCAGAGCGGGATGGAAAGGTGGAAGGCGTCCTGCCTTTGGCGGAGATCGATAGCCGCCTTTTTGGCCACAGCCTCATCTCCACGCCCTTCTGTGTCTATGGCGGGATCATCGCTGCCACGCCTGAAGCCAGGGAGGCCCTGGACCAACATGCACAGGCGCTGGCCCAGGACCTGGGGGTGGGGCATCTGGAATACCGGGACCGGGATGCCCGCGCCCATCCTGACTGGCCTGGCACAGACCTCTATGTCACTTTCCGCAAGGTCCTGGACCCGGAAGTGGAAAAAAACATGCTGGCCATTCCACGCAAGCAAAGGGCCATGGTGAGAAAAGGCATCAAGAACGGCCTGACCTCGGAACTGGAGGAGGGCGTGGACGCCTTCTACAGCGTTTTCTCCGACAACGTGCATCGCCATGGCACCCCGGTGCTGCCCAAGCGCTTCTTCCTGCTGTTGCGGGAAGTGTTCGGACCAGACTGCGAGGTGCAACTCGTACGTGGTCCCGGCGGGGAGGTGATCAGCGGCGTCCTGTCCTTCTACTTCCGCGACGAAGTGCTTCCCTACTATGCCGGCGATACCGAGTCCGCCCGGGGGCTAGCGGCCAACGATTTCAAGTACTGGGAACTGATGCGGCGCGCCTGCGAGCGGGGCATCCGGGTATTCGATTACGGCCGCAGCAAGCTGGATACCGGGCCCTACGATTTCAAGCGCAACTGGGGCTTTGAACCTCAGGCCCTGCACTACGGCTACAAGCTGGTCACGGCCCGCAAGCTGCCAGAGAACAATCCCAACAATCCCAAGTACCAGTTGTTCATCCAGGCCTGGCAGCGCCTGCCCCGGCCAGTGGCCAATTTCCTGGGACCCTACATCGTCCGCAACCTGGGTTAG
- a CDS encoding TIGR03087 family PEP-CTERM/XrtA system glycosyltransferase translates to MCGDLLFLVHRIPYPPDKGDKIRSWHMLRHLATHWRVHLGAFVDDPADWSHVEVLRGACADTCLRPLHPRSGKLRSLAGLVSGEALTLPYYRDAVLERWVQAKLKDGIDAIVVYSSAMAQFVMDVQGVKRVMDFVDIDSDKWRQYAPTKSWPMSWLYAREGRKLLEWERAVASAFDACLFVSQAEARDFSAMAPESATKVGHFNNGVDTDFFSAERPYESPFPADCIPLVFTGAMDYWPNVDAVTWFAREVLPRVRKEVPRARFYVVGSRPGNAVQALAGEDVVVTGRVPDVRPYLAHAVVVVAPLRIARGIQNKVLEGMAMGKAVVATPQALEGIAAQPGQEVCVAEDAQAQADLVLRLIRDSAESRDIGSAARKLVATSYTWAPNLARLESLLSP, encoded by the coding sequence ATGTGTGGCGATCTGCTCTTCCTGGTCCACCGCATCCCCTATCCGCCCGACAAGGGCGACAAGATCCGTTCCTGGCACATGCTGCGCCACCTGGCCACGCACTGGCGGGTGCATCTGGGGGCCTTCGTGGACGACCCGGCCGACTGGTCCCATGTGGAGGTGCTACGGGGCGCTTGCGCGGACACCTGCCTGCGACCCCTTCACCCCCGTTCCGGCAAGCTACGTTCCCTGGCGGGGCTCGTGTCCGGCGAGGCCCTGACCCTACCCTATTACCGCGACGCTGTGCTGGAGCGCTGGGTGCAGGCCAAGCTCAAGGACGGCATCGACGCCATCGTCGTGTATTCCTCGGCCATGGCCCAGTTCGTCATGGACGTCCAGGGAGTCAAGCGAGTCATGGACTTCGTCGACATCGACTCGGACAAATGGCGCCAGTACGCCCCCACCAAGTCCTGGCCCATGTCCTGGCTGTATGCCCGGGAAGGGCGCAAGCTGCTGGAGTGGGAACGTGCGGTGGCCTCGGCCTTCGATGCCTGCCTGTTCGTGTCCCAGGCCGAGGCCCGGGACTTTAGCGCCATGGCCCCGGAGTCGGCCACGAAGGTGGGGCACTTCAACAATGGCGTCGATACGGACTTTTTTTCGGCGGAGCGTCCCTACGAAAGCCCGTTTCCAGCGGATTGCATCCCACTGGTATTCACTGGCGCCATGGACTACTGGCCCAATGTGGATGCGGTAACCTGGTTTGCCAGGGAAGTGCTGCCCCGGGTGCGCAAGGAGGTTCCCCGGGCACGCTTCTATGTTGTGGGCAGCCGCCCCGGCAATGCCGTCCAGGCCCTGGCTGGAGAGGACGTCGTCGTCACGGGCAGGGTGCCGGACGTGCGGCCCTACCTGGCCCACGCAGTCGTCGTGGTGGCCCCCCTGCGCATCGCCCGGGGCATCCAGAACAAGGTCCTGGAGGGCATGGCCATGGGCAAGGCGGTGGTGGCCACGCCCCAGGCCCTGGAAGGCATCGCAGCCCAGCCCGGCCAGGAGGTTTGCGTTGCGGAGGATGCCCAGGCCCAGGCAGACTTGGTGCTGCGCCTGATTCGTGACTCCGCCGAATCCCGCGATATCGGTTCAGCGGCAAGAAAACTGGTGGCCACCAGTTACACCTGGGCGCCCAACCTGGCTCGCCTGGAGTCCTTGCTGAGTCCTTGA